One stretch of Verrucomicrobiia bacterium DNA includes these proteins:
- a CDS encoding response regulator, which translates to MNKILIVEDEDALAQMISSYVLKLNLEITSVVDSGEAAVESVVKQHPDLALLDIQIHGGMDGFGVADVLRRQYDVPSIFLTSRSDDETLASVRESSAYGYLLKPFRPEELRAAIDLAFIRFAQETRWKQLEQSFSAAIHSTSDGVIITDSAGLVQFMNPAAERMTGWIARMARGEKLAGIFQTPAGEEALTRLWRAAYAGEPVREEIQVGRRGGAERVDATLSRVQDAARGPQGVVLVLRDNTERIRTQAELRQTRAQIRSLTDQLNNNTPSGDGAPAAS; encoded by the coding sequence ATGAACAAGATTCTGATTGTGGAGGACGAGGACGCGCTGGCGCAGATGATTTCGAGCTATGTGCTCAAATTGAATCTGGAAATCACCAGCGTGGTGGATTCGGGCGAAGCGGCCGTCGAGTCCGTGGTCAAGCAGCATCCGGACCTGGCGCTGCTGGACATTCAGATTCACGGCGGCATGGACGGTTTCGGCGTGGCGGATGTGCTACGCCGCCAATACGACGTTCCCTCCATCTTCCTCACGTCACGTTCCGACGATGAAACCCTTGCCTCCGTGCGTGAATCCAGCGCCTACGGGTATTTGCTGAAGCCCTTCCGGCCGGAGGAACTGCGGGCGGCAATCGACCTTGCGTTCATCCGTTTTGCGCAGGAAACGCGCTGGAAACAGTTGGAACAATCCTTTTCAGCCGCCATTCATTCCACCAGCGACGGGGTGATCATCACCGATTCGGCCGGGCTGGTGCAGTTCATGAACCCGGCCGCTGAACGGATGACCGGCTGGATTGCGCGCATGGCCAGGGGGGAGAAGCTGGCCGGCATCTTTCAAACCCCGGCGGGCGAAGAGGCCCTCACCCGGTTGTGGCGCGCCGCCTACGCGGGCGAGCCGGTGCGGGAGGAAATCCAGGTGGGGCGACGTGGCGGGGCGGAGCGCGTGGATGCCACGTTGTCACGGGTGCAGGATGCGGCCCGCGGGCCGCAGGGCGTCGTGCTCGTTTTGCGCGACAACACCGAGCGCATCCGCACTCAAGCCGAGCTGCGCCAGACCCGGGCGCAGATTCGTTCGTTGACTGATCAATTGAACAACAACACGCCTTCGGGCGACGGCGCGCCCGCCGCATCTTAG
- the mnmE gene encoding tRNA uridine-5-carboxymethylaminomethyl(34) synthesis GTPase MnmE, with protein sequence MFDDTIAAIATPLGEGGLAVIRVSGAKAFDIADTCFRSSRRGGFKPSTAASHTLHHGHITREGRAVDEVLLAVMRAPHTYTCENIIEISCHGGLLPAKAVLDAVLAAGARLALPGEFTKRAFLNGRLDLAQAEAVADLIHSRTELALRAAGEQLAGKLSQRINQLRDQLLQTLAHIEAHIDFPDEDIAPDTRTKLIERLQGGIEFMDSLLRTADEGQLLRRGIRAAIVGRPNAGKSSLLNQLLGRDRAIVSPIPGTTRDTIEETANIRGVPVVFIDTAGLREAGDEIEVEGIRRSRETLSRAELILHVLDAGEPLHREDGHFLQELGGRKRLIVRNKVDLPVKLHLPELARPSAVIDVSCVTGRGVESLKDHIKSLVWAGEIKSEMLEVMINSRHQDALRRARQATERTLNAIAGGLSLELVALDLHIAVNAVGEVVGRTTTEDLLDSIFSQFCIGK encoded by the coding sequence GCGGATTCAAGCCGTCCACCGCGGCCAGCCACACGCTGCATCACGGTCACATCACCCGCGAAGGCCGGGCCGTGGACGAGGTGTTGCTGGCGGTGATGCGCGCGCCGCACACCTACACCTGCGAGAACATCATTGAAATTTCCTGTCACGGCGGATTGCTTCCGGCCAAGGCCGTGCTTGATGCCGTGCTCGCCGCGGGCGCGCGGCTGGCGTTGCCGGGCGAATTCACCAAGCGTGCCTTTCTCAACGGACGGCTGGATCTGGCCCAGGCCGAGGCGGTGGCGGATCTCATTCACTCCCGCACGGAACTCGCCCTGCGCGCCGCGGGTGAACAACTTGCCGGCAAGCTTTCGCAACGCATCAACCAGCTGCGGGACCAGTTGCTCCAGACGCTGGCGCACATCGAGGCGCACATCGATTTTCCGGACGAGGACATCGCACCGGACACGCGCACCAAACTGATCGAGCGGCTGCAAGGCGGGATTGAATTCATGGACTCGTTGCTGCGCACGGCGGATGAGGGGCAATTGCTGCGGCGCGGCATCCGGGCCGCCATCGTGGGCCGGCCCAATGCCGGTAAATCCAGCCTGCTCAACCAGCTCCTGGGCCGCGACCGCGCCATTGTTTCGCCCATCCCGGGCACGACCCGCGACACCATCGAAGAAACGGCCAACATCCGTGGCGTGCCCGTCGTGTTCATCGACACCGCCGGGTTGCGGGAAGCGGGGGACGAAATCGAAGTCGAAGGCATCCGGCGCAGTCGGGAGACGCTGAGCCGGGCGGAACTCATTTTGCACGTCCTTGATGCCGGCGAGCCGTTGCATCGCGAAGACGGCCATTTCTTGCAGGAACTGGGCGGACGAAAGCGGCTGATCGTGAGGAACAAGGTGGATTTGCCGGTCAAATTGCATCTGCCTGAACTGGCCCGGCCCTCGGCCGTCATCGACGTTTCCTGTGTAACGGGGCGGGGGGTTGAGTCACTTAAAGACCACATCAAATCGCTCGTCTGGGCCGGCGAGATCAAGAGTGAGATGCTGGAAGTGATGATCAATTCGCGCCATCAGGATGCGTTGCGCCGGGCGCGTCAGGCGACGGAACGCACGCTCAACGCCATTGCTGGCGGCCTTTCGCTGGAACTGGTCGCGCTCGACCTGCACATCGCGGTCAACGCCGTCGGTGAGGTGGTCGGGCGCACGACTACCGAGGATTTGCTGGATTCCATCTTCAGCCAGTTTTGCATCGGGAAATAA
- a CDS encoding site-specific integrase, whose amino-acid sequence MSHSFDTWSDKFLTHLAADRGASVYTQRNYRQALTEFTAWHQQERQSAPDWAKLQRDDFRAYLRFLGRQNLGRAATQLRFSALRTFYKFLVR is encoded by the coding sequence ATGAGCCATTCCTTTGACACCTGGTCGGATAAATTCCTCACCCATCTCGCTGCGGATCGCGGGGCGTCGGTTTACACCCAGCGGAATTACCGGCAGGCGTTGACGGAATTCACGGCCTGGCATCAGCAGGAGCGCCAGTCGGCGCCCGATTGGGCAAAGCTCCAACGGGACGACTTTCGCGCCTACCTGCGCTTTCTGGGGCGGCAAAACCTCGGGCGGGCGGCAACGCAACTGCGTTTCAGCGCACTGCGGACGTTCTACAAATTTCTGGTGCGCCA
- a CDS encoding DNA topoisomerase III, with amino-acid sequence MGKALIIAEKPSVAADIAKALGGVTKDKSGEFFEGEQYIISSAVGHLLELTVPAEHDVKRGKWTFAALPHIPPRFALQPIERSEKRLKVLVKLIKRKDVDTLINACDAGREGELIFRRIVEFTEARQAIQRLWLQSMTPAAIRDGFARLRSDQDLRPLANAAESRAEADWLVGINGTRAMTAFNSKSGGFYKTTVGRVQTPTLAIVVEREARIRSFKPRDYWEVIGTFTAKAGNYPGRWFDEKFHKPEGKDADGELKPERLWDKAQAEAIRAKCLGKPGIVTEESKPTTQVSPLLYDLTTLQREANGRFGFSAKNTLGLAQALYEKHKVLTYPRTDSRHLPEDYLDTVKKTLDSLRDLTGFSGLAEKVLTNNWVHPNKRIFNNAKVSDHFAIIPTGQLPKGLSEAEQKLFDMVTRRFLAVFFPAAEFLETVRITRVEGEPFKSTGKVLVKPGWLEVYGKEAQGEGDAPSLVAVEPNETVATPEVEVKGSQTRPPARFTEATLLGAMEGAGKLVEDDELREAMSERGLGTPATRAAIIEGLIQEEYLHRNGRELQATAKAFSLVQLLVGLGVNELTKPEMTGDWEYQLKKMERGQLPRDQFMGEIRHFTEEIVRKAKLYDKDTIPGDFGVLKTRCPKCGGEVHEKFREFKCQNCDFSVRRVMGGRMFEEEEMEVLLRDKTIGPLQGFRSQKGFPFAAVVKLNEQHEVKFDFGNEPKEGEAAETVDFTGKEPLGKCPKCGARVFENGMNYSCEKSVGPDRTCDFKTGAVILQQPVEKAQVVKLLAEGKTDLLKNFVSNKTGRKFEAFLVVKDGKVGFEFAPREKKFPAKKKADEPVVKLDFTGQEPLGKCPKCGGNVFEGPEHYLCERSQADTKRCTFKSGKVVLQQPVDREQFKKLLATGKTDLLEKFISKAGKPFPAHLRLGAKGKVEFEFPER; translated from the coding sequence ATGGGAAAAGCGCTCATCATCGCGGAAAAGCCATCGGTTGCGGCCGACATTGCCAAGGCTTTGGGCGGCGTCACCAAGGATAAATCCGGCGAATTCTTCGAGGGTGAGCAATACATCATTTCCTCGGCCGTCGGGCATTTGCTCGAACTGACGGTGCCGGCAGAGCACGACGTCAAACGCGGCAAATGGACTTTTGCCGCCCTGCCGCACATCCCGCCGCGCTTTGCGCTTCAGCCCATCGAACGCTCCGAAAAACGGCTCAAGGTGCTCGTCAAGCTCATCAAGCGGAAGGATGTCGATACGCTCATCAATGCGTGTGACGCCGGGCGCGAAGGCGAGCTGATTTTTCGCCGCATTGTGGAATTCACCGAGGCGCGACAGGCCATTCAACGGCTGTGGTTGCAGTCGATGACGCCCGCGGCGATTCGCGACGGCTTTGCCCGGCTGCGCTCGGATCAGGACCTGCGGCCGCTGGCCAACGCGGCCGAAAGCCGTGCCGAAGCCGACTGGCTGGTGGGCATCAACGGCACCCGGGCCATGACTGCGTTCAACAGCAAGTCGGGCGGGTTTTACAAAACCACCGTGGGCCGCGTGCAGACGCCGACGCTCGCCATCGTGGTGGAACGCGAGGCCCGGATCCGCAGCTTCAAGCCCCGCGATTATTGGGAGGTGATCGGCACCTTTACGGCCAAGGCTGGCAACTACCCGGGCCGTTGGTTCGACGAGAAGTTCCACAAGCCGGAAGGGAAGGACGCCGACGGAGAATTGAAGCCGGAGCGGCTGTGGGACAAGGCACAGGCCGAAGCCATCCGGGCGAAGTGCCTTGGCAAACCCGGCATCGTCACCGAGGAAAGCAAACCCACCACGCAGGTTTCGCCGTTGTTGTATGATTTAACCACGCTCCAACGCGAGGCCAACGGGCGGTTTGGCTTCAGTGCCAAAAACACGCTCGGCCTGGCGCAGGCCCTTTACGAAAAGCACAAGGTGCTGACCTACCCGCGCACCGATTCGCGCCACCTGCCGGAGGATTACCTCGACACGGTGAAGAAGACGCTCGATTCGCTCCGCGACCTCACCGGGTTCAGCGGTTTGGCGGAAAAGGTCCTGACGAACAACTGGGTCCATCCCAACAAGCGCATTTTCAACAATGCCAAGGTCAGCGACCACTTCGCCATCATCCCGACCGGCCAGCTGCCGAAAGGCTTGAGCGAGGCGGAGCAGAAATTGTTCGACATGGTGACCCGGCGGTTCCTCGCCGTGTTCTTTCCCGCCGCGGAATTTCTCGAAACCGTCCGCATCACCCGCGTCGAAGGCGAGCCGTTCAAAAGCACCGGCAAGGTGCTCGTGAAACCCGGCTGGTTGGAAGTCTATGGCAAGGAGGCGCAGGGCGAGGGCGATGCGCCGAGCCTCGTGGCGGTGGAGCCGAATGAAACCGTTGCCACGCCCGAAGTCGAAGTCAAAGGCAGCCAGACGCGGCCGCCGGCGCGCTTCACCGAAGCCACCTTGCTTGGCGCGATGGAAGGCGCGGGCAAGCTCGTCGAGGATGACGAGCTGCGTGAGGCGATGAGCGAGCGCGGGCTGGGGACGCCCGCCACGCGCGCGGCCATCATCGAGGGATTGATTCAGGAGGAATACCTGCACCGCAACGGCCGCGAATTGCAGGCCACGGCCAAGGCGTTTTCCCTGGTGCAACTGCTCGTCGGCCTCGGCGTCAATGAACTGACCAAGCCGGAAATGACCGGTGACTGGGAGTATCAGCTCAAGAAAATGGAGCGCGGCCAGCTGCCGCGGGACCAGTTCATGGGCGAAATCCGCCATTTCACCGAGGAGATCGTCCGCAAGGCCAAGCTTTACGACAAGGACACCATCCCCGGCGATTTTGGCGTGCTCAAAACGCGTTGCCCCAAATGCGGTGGCGAGGTGCACGAAAAGTTTCGCGAGTTCAAGTGCCAGAATTGCGACTTCAGCGTCCGGCGCGTCATGGGCGGGCGCATGTTTGAGGAGGAGGAAATGGAGGTGTTGCTCCGCGACAAGACGATCGGGCCATTGCAGGGCTTCCGCAGCCAGAAGGGATTCCCGTTCGCGGCCGTGGTGAAGTTGAATGAGCAGCACGAGGTGAAGTTCGACTTCGGCAACGAACCCAAGGAAGGCGAGGCGGCGGAGACCGTGGATTTCACCGGCAAGGAGCCGCTCGGCAAATGTCCGAAGTGCGGCGCGCGTGTGTTCGAGAACGGGATGAACTATTCATGCGAAAAGTCCGTGGGTCCCGACCGCACGTGCGACTTCAAGACCGGCGCGGTCATCCTGCAACAGCCGGTTGAGAAGGCGCAGGTGGTCAAACTGCTCGCCGAGGGCAAGACGGACCTGCTCAAGAATTTCGTCTCGAACAAGACGGGCCGGAAGTTTGAGGCGTTCCTCGTCGTGAAGGATGGCAAGGTTGGCTTCGAGTTTGCGCCCCGGGAGAAGAAATTCCCGGCGAAGAAAAAGGCCGACGAGCCGGTGGTGAAGCTGGATTTCACGGGCCAGGAGCCGCTGGGCAAATGCCCGAAGTGCGGCGGCAATGTCTTCGAAGGACCGGAACACTACCTGTGCGAACGGTCGCAGGCCGACACCAAACGCTGCACCTTCAAGTCCGGCAAGGTCGTGCTGCAGCAGCCGGTGGATCGTGAGCAGTTCAAGAAGCTGCTGGCGACCGGGAAAACGGACCTGCTGGAGAAGTTCATCTCGAAGGCCGGCAAGCCGTTCCCGGCGCATCTCAGGCTCGGCGCCAAGGGCAAGGTGGAATTCGAGTTTCCGGAGCGATAA